In Bythopirellula goksoeyrii, a single window of DNA contains:
- a CDS encoding saccharopine dehydrogenase family protein, with protein MKHRVLLLGAGKIGRMIARFLVDSGDYEVKVGDADTLALKRIADRIQVTTVEIDASDSKQLSAAMQDCDSVISALCFTFNPLVAQMALETGTNYFDLTEDVATTQAVRKISAQATKGQIFMPQSGLAPGFISIVANHLTKSFDQLDSVQMRVGALPQFPTGALKYNLTWSTDGLINEYCNSCEAIHDNRRTDILPLEGLEHFSMDGVRYEAFNTSGGLGTLCETLDGKVRELNYKTIRYTGHRELMLLLVNELRLNERRELLKDIMENAVPITFQDVIVIFCTVTGMRNGQLVQITDARKIYHEKIADENWSAIQITTSAGVCAVLDMHVTGELQVSGFVKQEQVDFDRFLANRFGRHFDCRTATRFSTTANDE; from the coding sequence ATGAAACATCGTGTATTGCTACTTGGTGCCGGAAAAATAGGTCGTATGATCGCTCGGTTCCTCGTCGACTCGGGGGACTATGAAGTCAAAGTTGGCGATGCCGATACGTTGGCGTTGAAACGAATTGCTGACCGGATTCAGGTGACCACCGTCGAGATCGACGCCTCGGATAGCAAGCAACTCTCAGCAGCGATGCAAGACTGCGACTCTGTGATTTCTGCACTCTGCTTCACATTCAATCCACTCGTGGCGCAGATGGCCCTGGAGACGGGGACGAATTACTTTGATTTGACCGAAGACGTCGCCACGACCCAGGCGGTACGAAAGATCTCAGCTCAGGCTACCAAGGGGCAAATCTTCATGCCGCAAAGCGGACTGGCCCCAGGGTTCATCTCGATTGTGGCTAATCATCTTACGAAATCGTTCGATCAACTCGATTCGGTGCAGATGCGTGTGGGGGCCTTGCCACAGTTTCCCACCGGGGCGCTGAAATACAACCTTACGTGGTCGACCGATGGCTTGATCAACGAGTATTGCAATTCGTGTGAAGCGATTCACGACAATCGGCGTACCGATATCTTGCCTTTGGAGGGATTGGAGCATTTCTCCATGGACGGTGTTCGCTATGAAGCTTTTAACACCAGTGGTGGCTTGGGCACCCTATGTGAAACTCTTGATGGCAAAGTACGGGAACTCAACTACAAGACGATTCGCTACACGGGACATCGAGAGCTTATGCTGCTGTTAGTGAACGAGCTTCGCTTGAACGAGCGGCGCGAGCTTCTTAAGGACATCATGGAAAACGCCGTACCGATTACCTTCCAGGATGTTATCGTGATCTTCTGCACCGTGACAGGCATGCGCAACGGTCAACTCGTGCAGATCACCGATGCTCGTAAGATCTATCACGAGAAGATTGCTGATGAGAATTGGAGCGCGATTCAGATCACTACATCGGCTGGTGTCTGTGCCGTGCTAGACATGCATGTTACGGGAGAACTCCAAGTGAGTGGTTTCGTGAAGCAGGAGCAAGTCGATTTCGATCGCTTTCTCGCCAACCGCTTCGGACGCCACTTTGACTGCCGTACCGCAACTCGCTTCAGCACGACGGCCAATGACGAATAA
- the prpB gene encoding methylisocitrate lyase — protein sequence MLTSKLPPPERRSRFRQELASGKLLRFPGAFSPLVAMMIEQHRFEGVYISGAALSADLGLPDIGLTTLSEVASRSEAITRMINLPTIVDLDTGFGEPANVARAVTTIERAGLCGCHIEDQLFPKRCGHLDGKQLVSTDEMVRKIKAAADAKSDSNFLMIARTDARGVENLDAAIERAQRYVDAGAEMIFPEALADESEFAKFRAAIDVPLLANMTEFGKSQLLSTDQLSSLGYNVVIYPVTTLRLAMHAIETGLQDLASAGTQQGSVNSMQTRQELYQLLNYESYAEIDRKLFNFKL from the coding sequence ATGCTTACCTCAAAACTCCCTCCGCCCGAGCGGCGTTCTAGGTTCCGGCAAGAACTCGCTAGTGGCAAATTGTTGCGTTTTCCTGGTGCCTTTTCGCCCCTGGTGGCAATGATGATTGAACAACATAGGTTCGAAGGGGTTTACATTTCTGGAGCGGCCCTTTCGGCAGATCTGGGATTGCCGGATATCGGACTTACAACCCTCTCCGAGGTAGCCAGTCGATCGGAAGCAATCACGCGTATGATCAACTTGCCCACGATCGTTGATCTTGATACCGGCTTTGGTGAGCCAGCCAATGTAGCGAGGGCTGTCACAACGATCGAACGGGCAGGTCTTTGTGGGTGCCACATCGAAGATCAACTTTTCCCCAAGCGATGTGGCCATCTCGATGGGAAACAACTGGTGAGCACCGACGAGATGGTTCGCAAAATCAAGGCGGCAGCCGATGCGAAATCCGACTCGAATTTTCTCATGATTGCGCGAACCGATGCCCGTGGTGTTGAAAACCTGGATGCTGCCATCGAACGTGCGCAGCGATACGTCGATGCTGGTGCTGAAATGATCTTCCCTGAAGCACTGGCCGACGAGAGTGAATTTGCCAAGTTTCGCGCGGCTATCGATGTGCCATTGCTGGCAAACATGACTGAATTCGGCAAGTCGCAATTGCTCTCCACTGACCAACTCAGCAGCTTGGGGTACAATGTAGTGATCTACCCGGTCACCACTTTACGACTGGCAATGCACGCGATTGAAACCGGCTTGCAAGATCTGGCCTCCGCTGGCACACAGCAAGGTTCTGTCAACAGCATGCAAACACGCCAGGAACTTTATCAACTCTTGAATTACGAGAGTTATGCTGAGATCGACCGGAAACTATTCAATTTCAAGCTATGA
- a CDS encoding bifunctional 2-methylcitrate synthase/citrate synthase has protein sequence MSDSDQYVAKKGLEGVVFDKTTISHVNPAEKSLYYRGYPVAELAANCSYEEVAYVLFHGELPNKEQLSSFSERERAARELSPQLLEVLQRFPATAHPMDAIRTVVSYLGMEPDFAGVETAESALEKGLLLLAKVPTAIAATQRLRRGEKVISPRPDLSLADNFFHMVFGEVPAAETVKAFDGSLILYAEHSFNASTFSARVIISTQSDLCGAITGAIAALKGNLHGGANEAVMLMLQEIGSPERAKTWLQEKLAAKEKIMGFGHRVYRYGDSRVETMSRFREQVAKQYGGQKWVDISEILQAEMISAKKIYPNLDFPAGPVYYLMGFDIDLFTPIFAMARMAGWVAHVAEQLSDNRLVRPLAEYVGPAPRSVPPLSDRD, from the coding sequence ATGAGTGACTCGGATCAATACGTCGCCAAGAAGGGTCTCGAGGGAGTCGTCTTCGACAAGACTACGATTTCCCACGTAAACCCGGCGGAGAAATCGCTGTACTATCGAGGTTACCCCGTCGCCGAATTGGCGGCGAATTGCTCCTACGAGGAAGTAGCCTATGTGCTCTTTCACGGTGAGCTGCCCAACAAGGAACAGCTTTCTTCATTCTCCGAGCGCGAGCGAGCTGCCCGAGAATTGAGCCCTCAATTGCTCGAAGTACTGCAGCGGTTTCCAGCGACCGCCCACCCCATGGACGCAATCCGCACGGTGGTCAGCTATCTCGGCATGGAACCGGATTTCGCTGGTGTCGAAACGGCCGAGTCGGCCCTTGAGAAGGGCCTTTTGCTGTTGGCAAAGGTCCCGACGGCGATCGCTGCCACCCAAAGGCTGCGGCGTGGCGAAAAGGTGATCTCCCCTCGCCCCGATTTGTCACTTGCTGATAACTTCTTTCACATGGTATTTGGAGAAGTCCCTGCTGCCGAAACCGTCAAGGCATTCGACGGATCCCTGATCTTGTATGCCGAGCATAGTTTCAACGCCTCGACCTTTAGCGCGAGAGTAATCATCTCCACACAGTCCGATCTGTGCGGTGCGATAACAGGAGCGATTGCCGCGTTGAAGGGAAATCTGCATGGCGGAGCCAATGAAGCAGTGATGCTCATGCTACAGGAAATCGGTTCTCCCGAACGTGCAAAGACATGGCTTCAAGAGAAACTTGCAGCCAAGGAAAAGATCATGGGTTTCGGCCATCGAGTCTATCGCTATGGCGATTCTCGGGTCGAGACAATGAGTCGCTTTCGAGAACAGGTTGCCAAGCAATACGGCGGTCAGAAATGGGTAGACATCTCTGAAATCCTACAAGCCGAGATGATCTCTGCCAAGAAAATCTATCCCAATCTAGATTTCCCTGCGGGACCTGTCTATTACCTGATGGGATTTGATATTGATCTCTTCACACCTATCTTTGCAATGGCCCGTATGGCTGGTTGGGTGGCTCACGTTGCAGAGCAACTCTCCGACAATCGCCTGGTACGTCCCTTGGCAGAGTACGTCGGTCCCGCTCCAAGATCGGTTCCACCGCTGAGTGATCGCGATTGA
- the solA gene encoding N-methyl-L-tryptophan oxidase: MADFEVVVLGLGGIGSATLLHLARRGKRVLGIDRFIPPHSHGSSHGHTRIIRQAYFEHPQYVPLLAESYRLWRDLEKLTGEKLYHEIGVLQVGPESGVVVPGVRRAAQQHNLAVEELSPQIMRSRWPALSFPDSMAGVLEAHAGYLLVEECVRSQLAAAKDAGAEVQAPCEVLRWEGGNSIRIHTATGMITAERLVIAAGPWASTLLGDLYLQLQVRRKSVFWFAGASHFSAQAGYPCFLYELPSGVFYGFPLIGSQGIKLAKHSGGQRVENPLQVNKSIDAEDEKNIDGFRSLYLPDVTNQLLEHQTCFYTMSPDDHFIVDRHPQANNVVFAAGMSGHGFKFSPVLGQALADLSLDGGTDLPIDFLSLERLSTL; the protein is encoded by the coding sequence ATGGCCGATTTCGAAGTGGTAGTTCTTGGATTAGGAGGGATCGGCAGCGCGACATTGCTTCACCTGGCACGTCGAGGGAAGCGAGTCCTGGGTATCGATCGCTTCATCCCACCACATTCCCATGGAAGTTCGCACGGACATACCCGGATCATTCGCCAAGCCTACTTTGAACACCCACAGTATGTCCCGCTGCTAGCCGAAAGCTATCGTCTCTGGAGAGATCTGGAGAAATTGACTGGCGAAAAACTCTATCACGAAATCGGTGTCCTGCAAGTTGGTCCCGAATCGGGCGTTGTAGTCCCCGGTGTACGACGTGCTGCCCAGCAGCACAATCTTGCAGTCGAAGAGCTCTCTCCACAGATCATGCGAAGTCGCTGGCCGGCCTTGTCATTTCCTGATTCGATGGCCGGCGTACTCGAAGCCCATGCTGGATATCTCCTGGTCGAAGAATGCGTGCGAAGTCAACTAGCCGCGGCGAAGGATGCCGGTGCCGAAGTACAGGCTCCTTGCGAAGTCTTGCGTTGGGAAGGTGGCAATTCCATTCGCATTCACACCGCGACTGGCATGATTACTGCCGAACGGCTAGTAATTGCCGCAGGCCCTTGGGCCAGCACGCTCTTGGGCGATCTCTATTTGCAACTCCAGGTCCGCCGCAAGAGCGTTTTTTGGTTCGCCGGCGCGAGTCACTTTTCAGCTCAAGCAGGATATCCGTGTTTCCTATATGAATTGCCGAGCGGTGTGTTCTATGGGTTTCCTCTGATCGGTTCTCAAGGAATCAAGCTGGCTAAGCACTCCGGCGGGCAGCGAGTCGAGAATCCACTTCAAGTCAATAAATCCATTGATGCCGAGGACGAAAAGAACATTGATGGGTTCCGGTCGCTTTATCTTCCTGACGTTACTAACCAACTACTCGAACACCAAACGTGTTTCTACACCATGTCCCCTGACGATCACTTCATTGTCGATCGCCACCCCCAGGCCAACAATGTCGTCTTTGCCGCTGGCATGTCGGGCCATGGATTCAAGTTCTCCCCAGTATTGGGTCAGGCACTAGCCGACCTATCACTCGACGGAGGCACCGATTTGCCGATTGACTTCTTGTCGTTAGAGCGGTTATCGACGCTGTGA
- the amaB gene encoding L-piperidine-6-carboxylate dehydrogenase: protein MHANLQKACDALALPKDHKATAIGNQWQPGRGDSLSVESPIDGQLLAKFKMANPPQVEAVVDAASAAFLEWRSVPAPVRGEFVRQFGQKLREFKEPLATLVSWEAGKITQEALGEVQEMIDVCDFAVGLSRQLYGKTIASERPGHRLTEQWHPLGPVGVISAFNFPVAVWAWNAAIAWACGDPVVWKPSEKTPLAAIACHTIATQVLAENPDIPAAISSLLIGGADVGHALASSPRLPLISATGSVPMGRAVAQTVASRLGRSLLELGGNNGMIVAPSADLDLAIRSITFSAVGTCGQRCTSMRRAIVHESLADTLRDQLLGVYKKLPIGDPTVEGTLIGPLIDERAFEAMETALAEARGQGGVVHGGGRETEGVPQGGFYVRPAIVEIDSEAAIVQQETFAPILYFMRYQSLEDAVSIHNSVPQGLSSAIITNDVREAELFCSPVGSDCGIANVNIGTSGAEIGGAFGGEKETGGGRESGSDSWKLYMRRATNTINYSEDLPLAQGIRFDI, encoded by the coding sequence ATGCATGCCAATCTCCAAAAAGCTTGCGATGCTCTAGCACTACCTAAGGATCATAAAGCCACTGCGATTGGCAACCAGTGGCAACCGGGCCGAGGAGATTCCCTCTCCGTCGAATCTCCGATCGATGGACAACTGCTCGCCAAATTCAAGATGGCTAACCCGCCTCAGGTAGAGGCCGTTGTCGATGCAGCTAGCGCAGCTTTTCTCGAGTGGCGTAGCGTTCCCGCCCCCGTGCGCGGCGAATTCGTGCGGCAATTTGGGCAGAAGCTTCGCGAGTTTAAGGAGCCCTTGGCCACGCTGGTGAGTTGGGAAGCGGGCAAAATCACCCAAGAAGCACTCGGTGAAGTGCAAGAAATGATTGATGTCTGTGATTTCGCCGTCGGACTTAGTCGGCAACTCTACGGCAAGACGATCGCGAGCGAACGACCCGGCCACCGACTTACCGAGCAATGGCATCCGCTGGGTCCCGTCGGCGTGATTTCCGCTTTCAATTTCCCCGTGGCCGTTTGGGCTTGGAATGCGGCAATCGCATGGGCCTGTGGCGATCCAGTCGTTTGGAAACCTTCGGAGAAAACACCACTGGCTGCTATCGCCTGCCATACGATCGCTACTCAAGTCCTCGCCGAAAATCCCGACATCCCCGCCGCAATTTCCTCCCTCTTAATCGGCGGAGCCGACGTAGGCCATGCGCTTGCATCCTCACCACGGCTCCCTCTCATCTCCGCCACGGGATCCGTCCCGATGGGCCGCGCGGTCGCCCAAACTGTAGCATCGCGATTGGGACGCTCATTGTTGGAACTAGGAGGCAACAACGGAATGATCGTCGCCCCCTCGGCCGACCTTGACCTGGCGATCCGCTCGATCACATTTTCCGCGGTGGGAACCTGTGGCCAGCGCTGCACTTCCATGCGTCGTGCTATCGTGCACGAGTCCTTAGCCGACACACTTCGCGACCAGTTGCTCGGCGTGTACAAGAAACTTCCTATCGGAGACCCCACGGTCGAGGGCACGCTGATTGGTCCCTTGATCGACGAGCGCGCATTCGAAGCGATGGAAACGGCGCTTGCCGAGGCAAGAGGGCAGGGGGGTGTCGTGCATGGCGGAGGCCGCGAAACGGAGGGTGTCCCACAAGGCGGGTTTTACGTTCGGCCTGCGATTGTCGAGATCGACTCCGAGGCGGCGATTGTCCAGCAAGAAACATTCGCTCCCATCTTGTATTTCATGCGATACCAGAGTCTCGAAGATGCCGTCAGCATTCACAACTCGGTTCCCCAAGGATTGTCCTCTGCCATTATTACGAATGACGTTCGCGAAGCGGAACTCTTCTGCTCTCCCGTTGGGTCTGATTGTGGGATCGCCAACGTAAACATCGGCACCAGTGGCGCAGAAATCGGCGGTGCATTCGGCGGAGAAAAGGAAACTGGCGGTGGCCGCGAGTCCGGCAGTGACAGTTGGAAACTCTACATGCGACGGGCCACCAACACGATCAACTATTCTGAGGATCTCCCGCTCGCGCAAGGCATTCGCTTCGATATCTAG